The Acidimicrobiia bacterium sequence TTCTCGGCGCGGTGATGCTCTCCGCGGAGGCGGCGAACGTCGCCCTGGAGACCCTGGGTCACGACGACTTCTACGTGCCTGCCCACCAGATGGTCTGGCAGGCGGTGATCGCCCTGTTCGACGGCGATCAGCCGATTGACCCGATCACCGTGAGCGACTGGCTCCGGCGCAACGAGATGATCGACCGGGTCGGTGGGGTGGCGGCGATCACTCGCCTGATGGAGGGCGTCCCGTCCACCTCCAACGTCGACCACTACGTCGGCATCGTCGACGACAACTCCGCCCGGCGGCGGCTGCTTCGGGCTGGCGGCGAGGTCGGCGCACTCGCCCTGCGGGGCGACATACCGATCGAGCAGGTTCTCGATTCCGCCGAAGCCGAGGTGTTCGCCGTGGCGGACCGGCGAATCGGGGCGGGTCTCGAACCGGTCGGTGGTTTGCTCAGCGCGACACTGGAACAGATCGAGGCGGTGGGTGCCGCCGGGAGCGACATCACCGGACTCGCCACCGGGTTCACCGACCTCGATCGGCTGCTCGCCGGTCTCCATCCGGCCAATCTCATCGTCATCGCAGCCCGCCCCTCGATGGGCAAGTCGACGCTGGCGATCAACATGGCCACCCACATCGCGGCCGCCGGTAGCCCGGTGGCACTGTTCACCCTGGAGATGAGTCGCGAGGAGGTCGTGCAACGCCTCCTGTCGTCGATGGCCTCGGTGGACTCCTCGAAGATCCGCACCGGTCAACTCGACGCCGACAAGTGGCAGCGCCTCAGCGTCGCCTCGGCACGCCTCTACGACATGCCCTTCTACGTCGACGACTCCCACGACCTCACCGTGACCTCCATCCGGGCCAAGTGCCGGCGCCTCAAGCACGGCAAGGGCCTCGCGTTGGTCGTAGTGGACTACCTGCAGTTGATGCAGGGTCCGCGCAGCGCCGAGAACCGTCAGCAGGAGATCGCCGACATCAGCCGGTCACTCAAGAGCCTCGCCCGAGAACTGCATGTCCCGGTCATCGCCGTATCCCAGCTCAATCGCCAGTTGGAGCAGCGGGAGAACAAGCGCCCCAGGCTCGGCGATCTTCGCGAGTCCGGCGCCATCGAGCAGGACGCCGACGTGGTGATGTTCATCTATCGGGCCGACTTCTACGACCCGGGCGATGCCCAGCACGCCGGCATCGCCGAGGTGGAGGTCGCCAAGCACCGTGCCGGTGCCCGCGACACCATCCGCCTCAGCTTCGCCGCCGAGTTCAGCCGGTTCCACAACCTGAGCAGCAGACCAGCACCTGTCTGAGACAGCTACGGGCTACCAGCTACGGGCCAGACTGACGGTTGACGGTTGACGGTTGACGGTTAGCTCTCCGAGTACGGTTCGACCCATGGTCACCGTAGGTCCGTCTGATGGGGGACCGCCACGGCGACCCGGCCTGGGACCCGCCCTCGGTGTCGTCGGGATGCTGGTGTTGGGACTCGCCGTGGTCAACATCGGGGGACGCCTCACCGCGGTCGACGACGAGTCGACGACCACGCTCCCTGGTTGGAGGCCGCCCCCGGCGGCGACCGCCGCTCTCGACCTGCCGCTCTCCTCCCCCGAGGAGATCACCC is a genomic window containing:
- the dnaB gene encoding replicative DNA helicase; this translates as MTAQLERRSGGGSRSSAAPPHSIEAEESVLGAVMLSAEAANVALETLGHDDFYVPAHQMVWQAVIALFDGDQPIDPITVSDWLRRNEMIDRVGGVAAITRLMEGVPSTSNVDHYVGIVDDNSARRRLLRAGGEVGALALRGDIPIEQVLDSAEAEVFAVADRRIGAGLEPVGGLLSATLEQIEAVGAAGSDITGLATGFTDLDRLLAGLHPANLIVIAARPSMGKSTLAINMATHIAAAGSPVALFTLEMSREEVVQRLLSSMASVDSSKIRTGQLDADKWQRLSVASARLYDMPFYVDDSHDLTVTSIRAKCRRLKHGKGLALVVVDYLQLMQGPRSAENRQQEIADISRSLKSLARELHVPVIAVSQLNRQLEQRENKRPRLGDLRESGAIEQDADVVMFIYRADFYDPGDAQHAGIAEVEVAKHRAGARDTIRLSFAAEFSRFHNLSSRPAPV